The proteins below come from a single Micromonospora citrea genomic window:
- a CDS encoding aldo/keto reductase — translation MDHEEQPTVTLPGEVRMPLLGFGTWQATGQAGYDAVLAALDAGYRHVDTATMYGNEEEVGRAVQESGLRREDVFLTTKLPPDRVGRERETIEASLTALGTDHVDLWLVHWPPSSPADGIPVWREMLAARDEGLARAVGVSNYSTAQIDELIQATEENPAVNQIRWSPSLYDRQRHREHRDRGVVLEGYSPFKTSDLADPVLTRIAAAHDVSPAQVVLRWHIDHEIVVIPKSVTPDRIRANADIFHFSLTAEEMRDVDALGNP, via the coding sequence ATGGACCACGAGGAGCAGCCCACGGTCACGCTCCCCGGCGAGGTGCGGATGCCCCTGCTCGGCTTCGGCACGTGGCAGGCCACCGGCCAGGCCGGGTACGACGCCGTGCTCGCCGCGCTCGACGCGGGCTACCGACACGTCGACACCGCCACGATGTACGGCAACGAGGAGGAGGTCGGCCGGGCGGTCCAGGAGAGCGGGCTGCGCCGCGAGGACGTCTTCCTCACCACCAAGCTCCCGCCGGACCGGGTCGGCCGGGAGCGGGAGACCATCGAGGCGAGCCTGACCGCGCTCGGCACCGACCACGTCGACCTGTGGCTGGTCCACTGGCCGCCGTCGAGCCCCGCCGACGGGATCCCGGTGTGGCGGGAGATGCTCGCTGCCCGCGACGAGGGGCTGGCGCGGGCGGTGGGGGTGAGCAACTACAGCACCGCCCAGATCGACGAGCTGATCCAGGCGACGGAGGAGAACCCGGCGGTCAACCAGATCCGGTGGAGCCCGTCGCTGTACGACCGGCAGCGGCACCGGGAACACCGGGACCGGGGCGTGGTGCTGGAGGGTTACAGCCCTTTCAAGACCAGTGACCTCGCCGATCCGGTGCTGACCCGCATCGCCGCCGCGCACGACGTCTCCCCGGCGCAGGTCGTGCTCCGCTGGCACATCGACCACGAGATCGTGGTCATCCCCAAGTCGGTGACGCCGGACCGGATCCGCGCCAACGCCGACATCTTCCACTTTTCGTTGACCGCCGAGGAGATGCGCGACGTCGACGCCCTCGGCAACCCCTGA
- a CDS encoding DNA polymerase ligase N-terminal domain-containing protein, whose translation MADRLEEYRRKRDAARTPEPVPKRPPRRKRPADGTARFVIQQHHARSLHWDLRLEHEGVLASWAVPRGLPRDTGRNHLAVHTEDHPMEYLDFHGEIPAGEYGGGRMIIHDRGTYRLEKWRDDEVIVVLDGERTAGRYVLFATGGKGGRDWMVRRTDPPPEGWTSMPELVRPMRPTRAAKLPRDQAEWGYELRWDGVRAVAYVSGGRLRLLSEDDEDISGTYPGLREMAEELAPTEAVLDGVLVRIDTAGRVRPARGGRRTPDAQFLIFDLLWLEGVTSTDLPYAQRRELLDGLALAGPHWQTPPWFPGAGPEALRAGREQGLPGVVAKRLDSAYEPGGRSRRWLSIDAGRDTS comes from the coding sequence GTGGCTGACCGGCTGGAGGAGTACCGGCGCAAACGGGACGCGGCACGCACCCCGGAGCCGGTGCCGAAGCGCCCCCCGCGGCGGAAGAGGCCCGCCGACGGCACGGCGCGCTTCGTCATCCAGCAGCACCACGCCCGGAGCCTGCACTGGGACCTGCGGCTGGAGCACGAGGGCGTGCTCGCCTCCTGGGCGGTGCCGCGCGGGCTGCCCCGCGACACCGGGCGCAACCACCTCGCCGTGCACACCGAGGACCATCCGATGGAATACCTGGACTTCCACGGCGAGATCCCGGCCGGCGAGTACGGCGGCGGGCGGATGATCATCCACGACCGGGGCACCTACCGGCTGGAGAAGTGGCGCGACGACGAGGTGATCGTCGTCCTCGACGGGGAGCGCACCGCCGGGCGGTACGTCCTCTTCGCCACCGGCGGGAAGGGCGGCCGGGACTGGATGGTCCGGCGCACCGACCCGCCGCCGGAGGGCTGGACCAGCATGCCCGAGCTGGTCCGCCCGATGCGTCCCACCCGTGCGGCGAAGCTGCCGAGGGACCAGGCCGAGTGGGGCTACGAGCTGCGCTGGGACGGGGTGCGCGCGGTCGCGTACGTCTCGGGGGGACGGCTGCGGCTGCTCTCGGAGGACGACGAGGACATCTCCGGGACGTACCCCGGGCTGCGCGAGATGGCCGAGGAGCTGGCGCCGACGGAGGCCGTGCTGGACGGCGTCCTGGTCCGCATCGACACCGCCGGCCGGGTGCGCCCGGCCCGCGGCGGCCGCCGTACCCCGGACGCGCAGTTCCTGATCTTCGACCTGCTCTGGCTGGAGGGCGTGACCAGCACGGACCTGCCCTACGCGCAGCGCCGGGAGCTGCTCGACGGTCTGGCGCTCGCCGGCCCGCACTGGCAGACTCCGCCCTGGTTCCCCGGCGCCGGCCCGGAGGCCCTGCGGGCCGGGCGGGAGCAGGGGTTGCCCGGGGTGGTGGCGAAGCGGCTGGACTCGGCCTACGAACCCGGCGGGCGCAGCCGACGCTGGCTGAGCATCGACGCGGGCCGAGACACGAGCTGA
- a CDS encoding threonine synthase, with translation MYLTHLECPRCGREHDAGTLTNLCDCGSPLLARYDLAAVAKVLTPERFPLRPADLWRYRELLPVADPRHETTLGEGWTPLLRTPNYGAEIGIADLMVKDEGLTPTGSFKARGAAVGVSRARELGVERIAMPTNGNAGAAWATYAARAGLGATIVMPLDAPTICRRECVAAGADLRLVDGLISDAGRHVAELVAESGGAVFDAGTLREPYRLEGKKTMGYEIVEQLGWQVPDVIIYPTGGGVGLIGIQKALHELRELGWISDRLPRLVAVQSTGCAPIVRAFAAGERRARPWADAHTVAFGITVPAPLGDELILDALRASAGTAIAVDDAEILADLRNFAAREGLLLCPEGAACLTAARHLRAGGWIRAGERVVVLNTGAGVKYPETVAVADVPVLPA, from the coding sequence GTGTACCTGACCCACCTCGAGTGCCCGCGCTGCGGGCGGGAGCACGACGCTGGCACGCTGACCAACCTCTGCGACTGCGGCTCGCCGCTGCTGGCGCGCTACGACCTGGCAGCGGTGGCGAAGGTGCTCACCCCGGAACGGTTCCCGCTGCGCCCGGCCGACCTGTGGCGCTACCGGGAACTGCTGCCGGTGGCCGACCCGCGGCACGAGACCACGCTCGGCGAGGGCTGGACGCCGCTGCTGCGCACCCCGAACTACGGCGCGGAGATCGGCATCGCGGACCTGATGGTCAAGGACGAGGGGTTGACCCCGACCGGCTCCTTCAAGGCGCGCGGCGCGGCCGTCGGCGTCAGCCGGGCCCGTGAGCTGGGCGTGGAGCGCATCGCCATGCCGACCAACGGCAACGCCGGCGCCGCCTGGGCCACCTACGCCGCGCGGGCCGGGCTGGGCGCGACCATCGTCATGCCGCTGGACGCCCCCACCATCTGTCGGCGCGAGTGCGTGGCCGCCGGGGCCGACCTGCGCCTGGTCGACGGGCTGATCAGCGACGCGGGGCGGCACGTCGCCGAGCTGGTCGCCGAGTCCGGCGGCGCGGTCTTCGACGCCGGCACGCTGCGCGAGCCGTACCGGCTCGAGGGCAAGAAGACGATGGGGTACGAGATCGTCGAGCAGCTCGGCTGGCAGGTGCCGGACGTGATCATCTATCCCACCGGCGGCGGGGTCGGCCTGATCGGCATCCAGAAGGCGCTGCACGAGCTTCGCGAGCTGGGCTGGATCTCCGACAGGCTGCCCCGCCTGGTCGCGGTGCAGTCGACGGGGTGCGCGCCGATCGTGCGCGCCTTCGCCGCCGGCGAGCGGCGGGCCCGGCCCTGGGCCGACGCGCACACCGTCGCGTTCGGCATCACCGTGCCGGCCCCGCTCGGCGACGAGCTGATCCTCGACGCGCTACGCGCCAGCGCCGGCACCGCCATCGCGGTCGACGACGCCGAGATCCTGGCCGACCTGCGGAACTTCGCCGCCCGGGAGGGGCTGCTGCTCTGCCCGGAGGGGGCCGCCTGCCTGACCGCCGCCAGGCATCTGCGAGCCGGCGGCTGGATCCGCGCCGGCGAGCGGGTGGTGGTGCTCAACACCGGGGCCGGGGTGAAGTACCCGGAGACCGTGGCCGTCGCCGACGTGCCGGTGCTGCCGGCCTGA
- a CDS encoding glycoside hydrolase family 15 protein, whose translation MDQPAISDYGFLSDCRSGALVGRDGSIDWWCPDRFDGPSVFGRLLDPMAGHWRLAPVAAGLPGHRTERAYVADTLVLRTVHHTPEGSVAVTDALAAELGARGHELGMNSPAVLLRVVEGLTGRVRMSLDFCPRPEFGLLTPYLHTQADGGLLAAAGPVVLTLRGDGVPLPVDRDRVRQDFEITAGQMVGFDAAYGREYGTAPVRLDPVAALAETVQAWQAYRESHHYDGRYPDEVRHSATVLTGLTYARSGAVVAALTTSLPERIGGDRNYDYRYSWLRDFAMTLRALWVAACPSEASRLFAWAARSIGRVGPEPVPVLFGLEGERDVSEYECAHLRGYADSLPVRIGNGAWRQRQLDVPGEVLSAVSLLRDHLGETLDGELREMVLGLTEQVAATWHLPDRGIWETRDADRHYLTSKVFCCVAMDRAVALAPRLGDRADPRRWAAIRDEIRAAVLREGWNERVGAYTGAFGSPELDASALLLPLVRFLPATDPRMRATIEAVERGLGSGNGLVRRWDTDPAGFLLCSFWLVECLAMAGERGRAEALFERVLGHANDVGLFSEQIDPRTGAQLGNTPQALSHIGLINAAWRLTDPTTD comes from the coding sequence GTGGACCAGCCGGCGATCTCCGACTACGGATTCCTCTCCGACTGCCGCTCGGGTGCCCTGGTCGGCCGTGACGGCTCGATCGACTGGTGGTGCCCGGACCGGTTCGACGGTCCGTCCGTCTTCGGTCGGCTGCTGGACCCGATGGCCGGGCACTGGAGGCTGGCGCCCGTCGCCGCCGGGCTGCCCGGGCACCGGACGGAGCGGGCGTACGTCGCCGACACCCTGGTGCTGCGCACCGTGCACCACACCCCGGAGGGCAGCGTCGCGGTCACCGACGCGCTCGCCGCCGAGCTCGGCGCCCGGGGCCACGAGCTGGGGATGAACTCGCCGGCGGTGCTGCTGCGGGTCGTCGAGGGGCTCACCGGGCGGGTGCGGATGTCGCTGGACTTCTGCCCCCGCCCCGAGTTCGGCCTGCTCACGCCGTACCTGCACACGCAGGCCGACGGCGGGCTCCTCGCGGCGGCCGGCCCGGTGGTGCTGACCCTGCGCGGCGACGGGGTCCCGCTGCCCGTCGACCGGGACCGGGTCCGGCAGGACTTCGAGATCACGGCCGGGCAGATGGTCGGCTTCGACGCGGCGTACGGGCGGGAGTACGGAACGGCGCCGGTCCGGCTGGACCCGGTGGCCGCGCTCGCCGAGACGGTGCAGGCGTGGCAGGCGTACCGGGAGTCGCACCACTACGACGGCCGCTACCCCGACGAGGTCCGGCACAGCGCGACCGTGCTCACCGGCCTCACGTACGCCCGCAGCGGCGCGGTCGTCGCGGCCCTGACCACGTCGCTGCCGGAGCGGATCGGCGGCGACCGCAACTACGACTACCGCTACTCGTGGCTGCGCGACTTCGCGATGACCCTGCGCGCCCTCTGGGTGGCGGCCTGCCCGTCCGAGGCGTCGCGCCTGTTCGCCTGGGCGGCCCGCTCGATCGGCCGGGTCGGCCCCGAGCCCGTGCCGGTGCTCTTCGGCCTGGAGGGCGAGCGCGACGTCTCCGAGTACGAGTGCGCGCACCTGCGCGGCTACGCCGACAGCCTCCCGGTGCGGATCGGCAACGGCGCCTGGCGGCAGCGCCAGCTCGACGTGCCCGGCGAGGTGCTCTCGGCGGTCTCGCTGCTGCGCGACCACCTCGGCGAGACGCTCGACGGGGAACTGCGCGAGATGGTGCTCGGCCTGACCGAGCAGGTGGCCGCCACCTGGCACCTGCCCGACCGGGGCATCTGGGAGACCCGGGACGCCGATCGGCACTACCTGACGTCGAAGGTGTTCTGCTGCGTGGCGATGGACCGCGCGGTGGCGCTCGCGCCCCGGCTCGGGGACCGGGCCGACCCGCGGCGCTGGGCGGCGATCCGCGACGAGATCCGGGCCGCCGTGCTGCGGGAGGGCTGGAACGAGCGGGTCGGCGCGTACACGGGGGCGTTCGGCTCGCCCGAGCTGGACGCCTCGGCGCTGCTGCTGCCGCTGGTGCGTTTCCTGCCGGCGACGGACCCCCGGATGCGCGCCACCATCGAGGCGGTCGAGCGCGGGCTGGGCAGCGGCAACGGCCTCGTCCGGCGGTGGGACACGGATCCGGCCGGCTTCCTGCTCTGCTCGTTCTGGCTGGTGGAGTGCCTGGCGATGGCCGGCGAGCGGGGCCGCGCCGAGGCGCTCTTCGAGCGGGTGCTCGGGCACGCCAACGACGTCGGCCTGTTCAGCGAGCAGATCGACCCGCGCACCGGCGCGCAGCTCGGCAACACGCCGCAGGCGCTGTCGCACATCGGCCTGATCAACGCCGCCTGGCGGCTGACCGACCCCACCACGGACTGA
- a CDS encoding cupin domain-containing protein translates to MEHFTIATVAEKSPDFRRVLWTGEHTQLVIMTIPPGGEIGEEVHEDIDQILTFVSGTGEARVAGEKREVVQGDLVVVPAGTKHNFVNTGPNPLVLYTVYGPPEHADQAVHRTKEEADAAEEAGEDEPPTS, encoded by the coding sequence ATGGAGCATTTCACGATCGCGACCGTCGCCGAGAAGAGCCCGGATTTCCGGCGGGTGCTGTGGACCGGTGAGCACACCCAGCTGGTGATCATGACGATCCCGCCGGGCGGCGAGATCGGCGAGGAGGTCCACGAGGACATCGACCAGATTCTCACCTTCGTCAGCGGCACCGGCGAGGCCCGGGTGGCCGGGGAGAAGCGTGAGGTCGTCCAGGGCGACCTGGTGGTGGTGCCGGCCGGCACGAAGCACAACTTCGTCAACACCGGCCCGAACCCCCTGGTGCTCTACACCGTCTACGGCCCGCCGGAGCACGCCGACCAGGCGGTGCACCGCACCAAGGAGGAGGCCGACGCGGCGGAGGAGGCGGGCGAGGACGAGCCGCCGACCTCCTGA
- a CDS encoding septum formation initiator, producing MRRRSLLAVAGWLFTAVVATLIGVAAIRWVGESIAGTPGGVLSQEEVERALAAPAPTTPGAGPTSAASAGATPRGERRAFATEGGTAVAECGPGGVRLVSWAPAQGYRVSDFDRGPDDDVEVAFTGPAGEFELKVRCVGREPVAADDD from the coding sequence ATGCGCCGCCGTTCGCTTCTCGCCGTCGCCGGCTGGCTGTTCACCGCCGTCGTCGCCACCCTGATCGGGGTGGCCGCGATCAGATGGGTGGGGGAAAGCATCGCCGGCACGCCGGGCGGGGTGCTCAGCCAGGAGGAGGTCGAACGCGCCCTGGCCGCGCCCGCGCCGACCACTCCGGGCGCGGGGCCGACGTCGGCGGCGTCGGCGGGCGCCACCCCCCGGGGCGAGCGCAGGGCGTTCGCCACGGAAGGGGGCACCGCGGTCGCCGAGTGCGGGCCGGGCGGCGTGCGGCTGGTCTCCTGGGCCCCGGCGCAGGGTTACCGCGTCTCCGACTTCGACCGGGGGCCGGACGACGACGTGGAGGTCGCCTTCACCGGGCCGGCCGGCGAGTTCGAGCTGAAGGTCCGGTGCGTCGGTCGGGAGCCCGTGGCGGCGGACGACGACTGA
- a CDS encoding response regulator transcription factor, translating into MARLLLIEDDLTIRTPLLRALRERGHAVAAASTAMAGLRDALDDRPDLVVLDLGLPDLDGRELLRMLRAVSVVPVIVATARDDETEIVRVLDAGADDYVVKPFTAAQLDARIRAVLRRGAGTVPEDPALVVGGLRVDPRSRQVTLDGEPVELTPREFDLLHHLAGRPGQVVTKRELLAEVWQIPYGGADKTVDVHLSWLRRKLGESAQAPRYLHTVRGVGVRLDVPGSAG; encoded by the coding sequence GTGGCCCGCCTGCTGCTCATCGAGGACGACCTGACGATCCGTACGCCGCTGTTGCGGGCCCTGCGCGAACGGGGGCACGCGGTGGCGGCCGCCTCGACGGCGATGGCCGGCCTGCGCGACGCGCTGGACGACCGCCCCGACCTCGTCGTGCTGGACCTGGGACTGCCCGACCTGGACGGCCGGGAGCTGCTGCGCATGCTGCGCGCGGTCAGCGTCGTGCCGGTGATCGTGGCCACCGCCCGCGACGACGAGACCGAGATCGTCCGGGTGCTCGACGCCGGGGCCGACGACTACGTCGTCAAGCCGTTCACCGCGGCGCAGCTCGACGCGCGGATCCGGGCGGTGCTGCGCCGCGGGGCGGGAACGGTCCCCGAGGACCCGGCGCTCGTGGTCGGCGGGCTGCGGGTCGATCCCCGCTCCCGGCAGGTCACCCTGGACGGCGAGCCCGTCGAGCTGACCCCGCGCGAGTTCGACCTGCTGCACCACCTCGCGGGCCGGCCGGGCCAGGTGGTGACCAAGCGGGAGCTGCTCGCCGAGGTGTGGCAGATCCCGTACGGCGGCGCCGACAAGACCGTGGACGTGCACCTGTCCTGGCTGCGCCGCAAGCTCGGGGAGAGCGCGCAGGCACCCCGCTACCTGCACACCGTTCGGGGCGTCGGGGTCCGGCTGGACGTGCCCGGGAGCGCCGGGTGA
- a CDS encoding sensor histidine kinase, which yields MRARLALLVAAVSVLTLVAFLVPLALLVRTVAEDRATVRATADAQSLVTVVGTADTATIRLTVEQLAAESDRPVSVFLPDGTVLGAPALRTPAVALAARGQSLTAESERGREVVIAVQGRPDGTGVIRTIVPPAELTAGVTRSWLVLALLGVLLVLIGLAVADRLARTLVRPIGELSAVSHRLANAELDARVTPAGPPELREVAGALNHLANRIQVLLVQEREEVADLSHRLRTPLTALRLEAESLRDPQDAARVTAAVDGLERAVTGLIRQARWRAPTAGAAAADAAAVVAERVAFWSVLAEDTGRAVTLDLAPGPLPVGVPADELAAAVDALLGNVFAHTPDGTAFAVRLAAEAGRATLTVADEGPGIPPDTVDRGASTAGSTGLGLDIARRAAQASGGHLALRTSPSGGAEVRLELGPPKP from the coding sequence GTGAGGGCCCGGCTGGCGCTGCTGGTGGCCGCGGTCAGCGTCCTCACCCTGGTCGCCTTCCTGGTGCCGCTGGCGTTGCTGGTGCGTACCGTCGCCGAGGACCGGGCGACCGTGCGGGCCACGGCCGACGCGCAGAGCCTCGTGACCGTCGTCGGCACCGCCGACACCGCCACGATCCGGCTGACCGTCGAGCAACTGGCCGCGGAGTCCGACCGGCCGGTCAGCGTGTTCCTGCCCGACGGCACCGTGCTCGGCGCCCCCGCCCTCCGGACGCCCGCCGTGGCGCTGGCGGCCCGGGGGCAGAGCCTCACCGCCGAGTCGGAGCGCGGACGCGAGGTGGTCATCGCCGTGCAGGGCCGCCCGGACGGCACCGGCGTGATCCGGACGATCGTCCCGCCGGCGGAGCTGACCGCCGGGGTGACCCGGTCCTGGCTGGTCCTGGCCCTGCTGGGCGTGCTCCTGGTGCTGATCGGGCTGGCCGTCGCCGACCGGCTGGCCCGTACCCTGGTCCGGCCGATCGGCGAACTCTCCGCCGTGTCGCACCGCCTCGCGAACGCCGAACTGGACGCACGCGTCACGCCCGCCGGGCCGCCCGAGCTGCGTGAGGTGGCCGGCGCCCTCAACCACCTCGCCAATCGGATCCAGGTGCTGCTGGTGCAGGAACGCGAGGAGGTCGCGGACCTGTCGCACCGCCTGCGCACCCCGCTGACCGCGCTGCGGCTGGAGGCCGAGTCGCTGCGGGACCCGCAGGACGCGGCCCGGGTGACGGCGGCGGTGGACGGGCTGGAACGCGCGGTCACCGGCCTGATCCGGCAGGCCCGGTGGCGGGCGCCGACAGCCGGGGCGGCCGCCGCCGACGCGGCCGCCGTGGTGGCCGAGCGGGTGGCGTTCTGGTCGGTGCTGGCCGAGGACACCGGACGCGCCGTCACCCTCGACCTGGCGCCGGGGCCGCTGCCGGTGGGCGTACCCGCCGACGAGTTGGCCGCGGCGGTGGACGCCCTGCTCGGCAACGTCTTCGCGCACACCCCCGACGGCACCGCGTTCGCCGTCCGGCTGGCCGCCGAGGCGGGCCGGGCCACGCTGACCGTGGCGGACGAGGGGCCGGGGATCCCGCCCGACACCGTCGACCGTGGGGCGAGCACCGCCGGCTCCACGGGCCTCGGCCTGGACATCGCCCGCCGCGCCGCCCAGGCCAGCGGCGGCCACCTCGCCCTCCGCACGTCGCCCTCCGGCGGCGCCGAGGTGCGCCTGGAGCTCGGCCCGCCGAAGCCCTGA
- a CDS encoding PepSY domain-containing protein: MKRNPLILASVGGVAALAVAGAALGVAAADGGPARATTLVAATTAPSAPTTPGGTSTGAPGSAPATGGTSATPGTPSGSGTPATGGDAVSEQRAREIALARAGGGQVVEIEAEQEDDRPVWSVEVVVGQTEHEIDVDREHGTVVKAEQEPVDDEDDDRDDDEDDSGDDD, translated from the coding sequence ATGAAGCGCAACCCCCTGATCCTGGCGTCGGTCGGCGGCGTGGCCGCGCTCGCCGTGGCCGGCGCGGCCCTCGGCGTCGCGGCCGCCGACGGCGGCCCGGCCCGGGCGACCACGCTGGTCGCCGCGACGACCGCCCCGAGCGCCCCCACGACCCCGGGCGGCACCTCCACCGGCGCCCCCGGCAGCGCGCCGGCGACCGGCGGCACGTCGGCGACCCCCGGCACGCCGTCGGGCAGCGGCACCCCGGCGACCGGCGGGGACGCCGTGTCCGAGCAGCGGGCCCGGGAGATCGCGCTGGCCCGGGCGGGCGGTGGCCAGGTCGTCGAGATCGAGGCCGAGCAGGAGGACGACCGCCCGGTGTGGAGTGTCGAGGTCGTCGTCGGGCAGACCGAGCACGAGATCGACGTCGACCGGGAGCACGGCACGGTGGTGAAGGCCGAGCAGGAGCCCGTCGACGACGAGGACGACGACCGTGACGACGACGAGGACGACTCCGGCGACGACGACTGA
- a CDS encoding beta family protein: MTNTDVWLHWGMVPAHEGRAAEPVYRPILANRRGELEALGHLDDDVAPLLAPVLQVSVLNSYTLDVLGRLPAGLLPGVDVTDLPDAPETELVRWGVPLVPVIGLADSDRRLVAHGAAARAHAHRALVRLRVGRDRAGPDAATAAAERIWRFTRLVPEQCDLLLDAGDVCCAADMRVAEPRLRRLREWARRHAWRSVSVAAGGMPPSLTRLPTDEPVRLDRWDWRLWLRLADLGVGYGDYGVGSAVPGADQPGDRLPTVRYTTDDAWWVYRWSRRGGRGDDRFADLCRALVSAPHWPAAGADFSWGDHELVRRARRGAGAGSASNWAAWSTSHHLAHVLAALPHPGRETRPGPWRSGQAGPERGRPARPHRGEARRAG, from the coding sequence GTGACGAACACCGATGTCTGGCTACATTGGGGTATGGTGCCCGCCCACGAGGGCCGGGCGGCGGAACCGGTCTACCGCCCCATCCTCGCCAACCGGCGGGGCGAGCTGGAGGCGCTCGGTCATCTCGACGACGACGTCGCACCCCTGCTCGCCCCGGTCCTCCAGGTGTCCGTCCTGAATTCATACACACTGGACGTTCTCGGCCGGCTGCCCGCCGGGCTGCTCCCGGGCGTCGACGTCACCGACCTGCCCGACGCCCCGGAGACCGAGCTGGTCCGCTGGGGCGTACCACTGGTGCCGGTGATAGGGCTCGCGGACAGCGACCGGCGGCTGGTGGCGCACGGTGCGGCGGCCCGGGCCCACGCCCACCGGGCGCTGGTCCGGCTGCGCGTCGGCCGGGACCGGGCCGGGCCGGACGCGGCCACGGCGGCGGCGGAGCGGATCTGGCGGTTCACCCGCCTGGTCCCCGAGCAGTGCGACCTGCTCCTCGACGCCGGAGACGTGTGCTGCGCGGCCGACATGCGGGTGGCCGAGCCGCGACTGCGCCGGCTGCGGGAGTGGGCACGCCGGCACGCCTGGCGCTCGGTCAGCGTGGCGGCCGGCGGAATGCCACCCTCGCTGACCCGCCTCCCCACCGACGAGCCGGTACGCCTCGACCGCTGGGACTGGCGGCTCTGGCTGCGGCTGGCCGACCTCGGCGTCGGATACGGCGACTACGGCGTCGGCTCGGCGGTGCCGGGCGCCGACCAGCCGGGCGACCGGCTGCCGACGGTGCGCTACACGACAGACGACGCCTGGTGGGTGTACCGCTGGTCCCGCCGGGGAGGACGGGGCGACGACCGGTTCGCGGACCTGTGCCGCGCGCTGGTGTCGGCGCCGCACTGGCCCGCCGCCGGGGCCGACTTCTCGTGGGGTGACCACGAACTCGTCCGGCGCGCCCGTCGCGGCGCGGGGGCCGGGTCGGCCAGCAACTGGGCGGCGTGGAGCACCTCGCACCACCTGGCGCACGTGCTGGCGGCGCTGCCGCACCCGGGCCGGGAGACCCGGCCGGGGCCGTGGCGCTCCGGTCAGGCGGGCCCGGAGCGCGGCCGGCCCGCCCGGCCGCACCGCGGCGAGGCCCGCCGGGCCGGCTGA
- a CDS encoding adhesin — protein MLTMTDNAVLVIRDLANQQDVAEDGGVRIAADTEAGSLTVELVAEPAEGDHVVDNQGARIFLDSDAAELLGDASVDASVDDEGIVQFGFTEKQ, from the coding sequence ATGCTCACCATGACCGACAACGCCGTGCTGGTCATCCGCGACCTCGCCAACCAGCAGGACGTCGCCGAGGACGGCGGAGTGCGGATCGCCGCCGACACCGAGGCCGGCTCGCTCACCGTCGAGCTGGTCGCCGAACCGGCCGAGGGCGACCACGTGGTCGACAACCAGGGCGCCCGGATCTTCCTGGACTCCGACGCCGCCGAACTGCTCGGCGACGCTTCGGTGGACGCGAGCGTCGACGACGAGGGCATCGTGCAGTTCGGGTTCACCGAGAAGCAGTGA
- a CDS encoding NAD(P)-binding domain-containing protein: MDERSVDVLVIGAGQAGLSAGYHLRRAGFAPGDGFVILDGDDGPGGAWRHRWPTLRLDRVHGFHDLPGLPFPPAGPDRPAAEVVSAYFAAYEREYALPVRRPVRVRAVHDRPDGRLDVLTDRGDWSARALVNATGTWTRPFWPHYPGRSSFRGRQLHTADYRGPAEFAGRRVVVVGGGTSAVQLLAEVSTVAAGTTWVTRRPPDFRDEEFTPERGRAAVALVDAAVRAGRPPASVVGVTGLPLTPELRRLRERGVLDRLPVFDRITPDGVAWDDGRFVPADVILWCTGFRAALDHLAPLRLRAPGGGVTMDGTRVVADERVHLIGYGPSASTVGANRAGRAAAREIRALLAPAGVRH, translated from the coding sequence ATGGACGAGCGCTCCGTCGACGTGCTGGTGATCGGGGCCGGACAGGCCGGCCTCTCCGCCGGCTACCACCTGCGCCGCGCGGGCTTCGCCCCCGGGGACGGCTTCGTGATCCTCGACGGGGACGACGGGCCGGGCGGGGCGTGGCGGCACCGCTGGCCCACGCTGCGGCTCGACCGCGTGCACGGCTTCCACGACCTGCCCGGCCTGCCGTTCCCGCCGGCGGGACCCGACCGGCCGGCGGCCGAGGTGGTCAGCGCCTACTTCGCCGCCTACGAGCGCGAGTACGCCCTGCCGGTGCGGCGTCCGGTCCGGGTCCGTGCGGTCCACGACCGGCCCGACGGCCGGCTGGACGTCCTCACCGACCGGGGCGACTGGTCCGCCCGGGCACTGGTCAACGCCACCGGCACCTGGACCCGGCCGTTCTGGCCGCACTACCCGGGCCGGTCGAGCTTCCGGGGCCGCCAACTGCACACCGCCGACTACCGAGGGCCGGCGGAGTTCGCCGGCCGGCGGGTCGTGGTGGTGGGCGGCGGGACGTCCGCCGTCCAACTGCTCGCCGAGGTCTCCACCGTCGCGGCCGGCACCACCTGGGTGACCCGACGCCCGCCCGACTTCCGGGACGAGGAGTTCACCCCCGAGCGGGGGCGCGCGGCGGTGGCGCTGGTCGACGCGGCGGTCCGCGCGGGCCGCCCACCGGCCAGCGTCGTCGGCGTGACCGGGCTGCCGCTCACGCCGGAACTGCGCCGGCTGCGCGAGCGCGGCGTGCTCGACCGGTTACCCGTGTTCGACCGGATCACGCCCGACGGGGTGGCCTGGGACGACGGCAGGTTCGTGCCCGCGGACGTGATCCTCTGGTGCACCGGCTTCCGGGCCGCGCTGGACCACCTCGCGCCGCTGCGGCTGCGCGCGCCCGGCGGCGGTGTCACCATGGACGGCACCCGGGTGGTCGCCGACGAGCGGGTTCACCTGATCGGGTACGGCCCGTCGGCGAGCACCGTCGGCGCCAACCGGGCCGGTCGCGCGGCGGCACGCGAGATCCGCGCCCTGCTGGCCCCGGCCGGCGTCCGACACTGA